One segment of Synchiropus splendidus isolate RoL2022-P1 chromosome 4, RoL_Sspl_1.0, whole genome shotgun sequence DNA contains the following:
- the LOC128756843 gene encoding protein Wnt-7b-like, which translates to MKIVSQRSARLSVYYPQIFLILTSGSYLALSSVVALGANIICNKIPGLAPRQRALCQSRPDAIIVVGEGAQLGINECQYQFRFGRWNCSTLGERTVFGQELRVGSREAAFTYAITAAGVAHAVTTACSQGNLSQCGCDHEKQGYHDHEEGWKWGGCSADVKYGVEFSRRFVDAREIKKNARRLMNLHNNEAGRKILEERMKLECKCHGVSGSCTAKTCWITLPQFREIGYMLKQRYIEAVQVAPVQASRLRQPAFLRLKEVRGYQKPTDTDLVYLERSPNYCEEDKATGSPGTRGRLCNGTSSLMEGCNVMCCGRGYNTHQYTRVWQCNCKFHWCCLVTCNTCSEKSEVFTCK; encoded by the exons ATGAAGATCGTCTCGCAGCGCAGTGCGCGGCTGTCCGTCTACTACCCGCagatcttcctcatcctcaccagCGGTAGCTACCT GGCCCTGTCTTCAGTGGTGGCTCTGGGGGCCAACATCATCTGCAACAAGATCCCAGGTCTGGCCCCCCGTCAGCGGGCGCTCTGTCAGAGTCGACCCGACGCCATCATCGTGGTCGGCGAAGGCGCTCAACTGGGCATCAACGAGTGCCAGTACCAGTTTCGCTTCGGCCGCTGGAACTGCTCGACTCTGGGGGAGCGGACTGTGTTTGGACAAGAGCTGAGAGTAG GCAGCAGGGAGGCCGCCTTCACCTACGCCATCACTGCAGCAGGCGTCGCCCATGCAGTCACCACGGCCTGCAGCCAGGGCAACCTGAGCCAGTGCGGCTGCGACCATGAGAAGCAGGGCTACCACGACCACGAGGAAGGCTGGAAGTGGGGAGGCTGCTCGGCCGACGTGAAGTATGGCGTGGAGTTCTCCAGACGTTTTGTTGACGCTCGCGAAATCAAGAAAAACGCCCGGCGACTGATGAACCTGCACAACAACGAAGCAGGACGGAAG ATTctggaggagaggatgaagcTTGAGTGCAAGTGTCATGGCGTCTCTGGTTCGTGCACCGCCAAGACGTGCTGGATCACTCTGCCACAGTTCCGAGAGATTGGCTACATGCTAAAGCAGCGCTACATCGAGGCTGTTCAAGTCGCTCCAGTCCAGGCATCCCGACTCCGCCAACCGGCTTTCCTGCGTCTCAAGGAAGTCCGCGGCTACCAGAAACCCACGGACACAGACTTGGTGTACTTGGAGCGTTCGCCGAACTACTGCGAGGAAGACAAGGCAACAGGGAGCCCAGGGACCCGAGGAAGACTCTGCAATGGCACTTCAAGCCTCATGGAAGGCTGTAACGTGATGTGCTGCGGCCGCGGTTACAATACGCACCAGTACACGCGAGTCTGGCAGTGTAACTGCAAGTTTCACTGGTGCTGTCTGGTCACGTGCAACACCTGTAGCGAGAAGTCTGAAGTCTTCACATGTAAATAG